The DNA sequence GGACGGCGCGCGGATCCTCTCCGAGGCGATCCGCGAGGCCTACGGGAAGGGCTACCTCGGGGAGAACGTCAAGGGCTCCGGCGTGGGCCTCGACATCGTCGTCCACCGCGGCGCCGGCGCGTACATCTGCGGCGAGGAAACCGCGCTCCTCGAGTCCCTCGAAGGCAAGCGCGGGCAGCCGCGGGTCAAGCCGCCGTTCCCCGCGGTCTCGGGCGCGTTCGCCTGCCCCACGATCGTCAACAACGTCGAGACGATCGCGTGCGTCCCGCTCATCATGAATCGGGGCGCGGAGTGGTTCGCCGGCATCGGGCGGAACGAGAAGAACACGGGGCCGAAGCTGTACTGTCTTTCCGGGCACGTGAACCGTCCCGGCGTGTACGAGGCGCCGATGGGCCTCCCGCTCGAGGAGCTCATCTTCGGCGACGACTACGGGCGCGGGATGCGCGGCGGCCGGCGCGTGAAGGCCGTGATCCCGGGAGGCGCGTCCGCGCCGATGCTCACCGAGGCGGAGATCAAGGACTGCCCGCTCGATTTCGACGGCGTCGCGGCGAAGGGCTCGATGCTCGGCTCCGCGGCGATCGTCGTGATGAACGAGGACACCTGCATCGTTCGCGCCGCGAAGAACCTCGCGAAGTTCTTCGCGCACGAGTCGTGCGGCCAGTGCACGCCGTGCCGCGAGGGTTGCCCGTGGCTGCTGAAGGTCCTGGGCCGGATCGAGGGAGGCGA is a window from the Thermoanaerobaculia bacterium genome containing:
- the nuoF gene encoding NADH-quinone oxidoreductase subunit NuoF, yielding MLARVGKENSRAIDGYVKDGGYAAWEKVLREKPEPASISETVKKSGLRGRGGAGFPTGVKWTFIPKDTKGKPIYLVLNADESEPGTFKDRLLIESDPHLVLEGMMISAYAIGCRRAYIYIRGEFWDGARILSEAIREAYGKGYLGENVKGSGVGLDIVVHRGAGAYICGEETALLESLEGKRGQPRVKPPFPAVSGAFACPTIVNNVETIACVPLIMNRGAEWFAGIGRNEKNTGPKLYCLSGHVNRPGVYEAPMGLPLEELIFGDDYGRGMRGGRRVKAVIPGGASAPMLTEAEIKDCPLDFDGVAAKGSMLGSAAIVVMNEDTCIVRAAKNLAKFFAHESCGQCTPCREGCPWLLKVLGRIEGG